The genome window TTACCAAAAGCGTCGCGACAATAGATATCACGAGGCATATTTGCGCGGAATCTTGGGAGAAATCCGTTCCTTTCTTTTTCGCAATATCAATCAGGACAAATTGAACCCCAAAGACGACGCGCTGCGCATGTTGCAAGGCCTTATTTTTTCGGGAAAAACTATTTTTCGCATCCATCGTGAAAACCGCTGGGAAATTCTGGCTGACTTAAAACGAAAAGATCAAAAACGGAGCGCCTTCTACAGCGATTTGGAAAAAGCGCTGTCCTTTTTGGAAGTATTCCGCCACGTTTTTCAACTCTACGTGGGGCTGGAGGATGATATTTATCTGGACGATCCCGCCATGCAAGATAATTTGCAACTGGTAGCGCAAACTCTGGGCTATCACGATATTGGCGCCATTCGCGCCTGGGACCATTTACTCATTCACTACCATGAATATGCAGAATTAGCAAAACGAATCACTGCACAATTGCTTGAGGACGTCCATGTGCACATTCAAAATATCAGCAGTTTTTCAGTCATTGCCAGTCAGGCGAAAGAAGCGGAACCCTATCGGAGTTACCCGGGAAATCTGGCAATTGATTTCTTGCGACAATCCCGTTTTTTCAAAGGGGCAAAATACTGGGATGATGTGCTGAAATATATCTATGACGAAGACAGCCACTTGCTGGAAAATTTTATTCGGGATATTCGCTCTCTCAAACCGCACTTTCGAAACGTTGTCATTAAAAAATACGGTCAGGCGTTTCGACAGGCATTGTATCCGTCAATTTCATTTCTCACTCTTTTGGCTCAGCGCAAGCATCAATTGCATTGCCCGGAGATCAGCGGCGCGTTCATCGAATCATTTTTGGAAATGCTTACCACGTGTTCCGATCGTGTGCTCCGTCTGACAAAAGTTTTTAGCTGGTATCCGAAATTGCTAAACGATTTTTTCATGATTTTGTCGGACAATCAGAGAAAAAGATTTTCGAGATTAATTGAACAGGATTTATGGGAACCGCACACCCAACGGAACAAGGAATTGCTTGTTCATCTGTGCGAAATTCACAGCAACTCCAGCCACTATTTCAAGCGATTTTTTACGCGGATTGTTACCAAACATCCCAGCTACATCGCCTATTTGAAAGATTTGAGCGCGCTGGATCACATCGCACAAGGGATGTTGGGAACGATCGACAGTTTGACAACGTTTGAAGAATGCAAAAATCAGCTCAACGACTTTCACGATCTGGAATTTCTGCGGCTGGGGCTTGAAGCGCTAAAGGGATCGCCTATTGAAATGCTGGATTCCGAATTTACGCTTTTCACAGACAATTATTTGAAACTTTTATTCGATATTTCCAAACAAGAGGTAAACCGAAAAATCGGCGGATATTTTTCCACACGCGATCTCATCGCTATCTGCGCCGCCGGCGGTCATGGCAGAGAACAAGCCTTCGACGATGATTATGATTTGATATTTTTGCTTGACGAAGACGACGAAGAAATTCGCCGTTATTGCAATAAAATCGTTTCGATGATGAATTGCGAAATCATGCGTCGCGGGACTATGCCGCACTATCGATTTGCGGACCATTTCGGCCGCTACATTACTCTCGTCGATGATCTGGATGAATTTTTTTCCGCAAATCACGAGACAGATTTTATTGACAAATCTCAAATTCTCAGCGCGCGGATGATTGTCGGCACGAATAAATTCCAAAGAAAATTCATTGAACGCATCGTCCGCCCCCATATTTTTGAACAAAGCGATATTTACATCAAAAAATTAATTCAGGAGATGAGTTCGCGCCACAAGGACAAAAGAAACACTCAAAAACAGAACATCATCATCAAAGAAGGCATTGGCGGCTTGCGGGACATTGAATTTTTATTGCTTATCTACAAGGCGAAATACCAACTCAATGAACCGCTCAATATGAAACTCATTCAGAAAATTTTGACAATTGATACTGAGCGCAAAACGGATTTATTAAATTTGATTCAATATCGAAATTTTTTGAAACAGGTGAGGGATTTGTATCGTTTAACAGTCTCTGCGAGCGATATTTTGAAAATTGAATATTTGCGCCCGATAGCGAAAATTATGGGCTATCAGCAGGAAGGGAATTCGGTGGACACAGAAAAACTTGTCGCCGACATCAAAAAAACGATGGAACAAGTTCACGTGACAATCGATAAATTAATTTCCAAATTCTCATAGCGAAATTATGAAATAAAAACAGGATATTACTGAATAATGCGCGACGTGCAGAACGAAATAGATTCGAGACGAATCGAAATTGATAAGGTTGGCGTAAAGAATTTGCGCTATCCGATCTGTTTGCAGGATAAGGCAAACGAAAAACAACACACCATTGCGTCAATCAATATGTTCGTCAACCTGCCGCATCAATTTCGCGGAACGCACATGAGTCGCTTTGTGGAAATTTTGAACAAATACCGCCGGGAGATCGACATCCAGAACATGGGCACAATTATGAAGGAAATGAAAGAACGGCTTCATGCGGAGTCGGCTCATCTGGAGATTGAATTTCCCTATTTCATCGAAAAAGAGGCGCCGGTTTCCAAATCAAAATCAATCATGGAATATCAGTGCCGCTTCATCGGAGAAATCACCGACCGCATGCGCATCTATCTCGGCGTGTCCGTGCCGATCATGACGGTTTGCCCCTGTTCCAAAGAAATTTCCGATTACGGCGCCCATAATCAGCGCGGGATGATTCATGTGCTGCTCCGATTCAAAGGATTTTTGTGGATCGAAGACGTCATCGCGCTGGTGGAAAATTGCGGCTCCGGTTCCGTGTACGCGCTGCTCAAACGAGAAGATGAAAAATATGTCACCGAACATTCTTACGACAACCCGAATTTTGTAGAAGATGTTGTGAGAAATGTCGCCCAAAAATTTAACAAAAATAAAAATATTATCTGGTACAAGGTTGAAGTGGAGAGTTACGAAAGCATTCACAACCATGATGCTTACGCATCGATAACCAAGCCTTATTGAAATTATTAATTTTGAAGGAGAGTGGAATGAAACAAAGGACGCTGGCGATTCTGAAACCGGATTGCGTGAGAAAAAATTTGATCGGCAAAGTCGTCAAACGAATTGAAGAAGCAGGATTCAAAATTGTAGCAATGAAAATGGTCAAGCTGGATTCCAATACCGCCGGAGAATTTTATGCGGTACACAAACAGAGACCTTTTTTTTATGATCTCGTCGCATTTATGTCTTCGGGTCCGTGCGTTCCCCTGGTGCTGGAAAAAGAGAACGCCATAGAAGATTTTCGCAAATTAATCGGTGCCACTGATCCGGCGCAGGCGAAAGAAGGCACGATTCGAAAACTTTACGCCGACAGCAAAGAGCAAAACATGGTTCATGGCTCTGATGCGCCGGAAACTGCCGAGTACGAAATCAAATATTTCTTTTCCGCCAAAGAATTGGTGGAAAATTACAAATAAAATTTAATTTTACCCAAAAGACAAATTGAGTTTTTCTGATCAGTTTTTTTGCCATTGATGGTGAAAACCCAATAGCTGTCTTTTTCTGTTCATGGTCTTTTATTTTTGTTACGAGATTCGTGAAAAAATTTGACTGATTCGTTTCGTTATCTCACACAATATCTAAAAACCCATGAGAATCAGATTTGTACAAACTAAACTTTTGTTTAAGAATAAATAAAAAAATGAGGAAAAAGCTGTGGCAAAAAAAGCAAGGGTATTGGTCATTGACAAAGATCCCGATTTTTTAGGAAAAGTGAAATCTGCTCTGGAGACAGAAGGCTTCGAAGTTATCACTGCTCTGACGACACAACAGGGTCTGGATGAAGTACAGTATGAGCAACCGGACTGCGTGGTCATGGAACTGATGATGGAAAAACATGATAGCGGCTTTACTTTTGCCAGATCCATCAAATCCAATCCTTTGTACCACGATGTTAAGATTTTTCTTGTTTCATCTGCAAAAGAAAAGACCGGTTTTGAATTTTCCCAGCAAGAAGACGGGCATTGGATGAAGACGGATGCCTATGCAGACAAGCCGATCGCAGCGGAAGAAGTT of Calditrichota bacterium contains these proteins:
- a CDS encoding response regulator transcription factor; the protein is MAKKARVLVIDKDPDFLGKVKSALETEGFEVITALTTQQGLDEVQYEQPDCVVMELMMEKHDSGFTFARSIKSNPLYHDVKIFLVSSAKEKTGFEFSQQEDGHWMKTDAYADKPIAAEEVVSRVKKLLDKENK
- a CDS encoding GTP cyclohydrolase I FolE2: MRDVQNEIDSRRIEIDKVGVKNLRYPICLQDKANEKQHTIASINMFVNLPHQFRGTHMSRFVEILNKYRREIDIQNMGTIMKEMKERLHAESAHLEIEFPYFIEKEAPVSKSKSIMEYQCRFIGEITDRMRIYLGVSVPIMTVCPCSKEISDYGAHNQRGMIHVLLRFKGFLWIEDVIALVENCGSGSVYALLKREDEKYVTEHSYDNPNFVEDVVRNVAQKFNKNKNIIWYKVEVESYESIHNHDAYASITKPY
- the ndk gene encoding nucleoside-diphosphate kinase, which produces MKQRTLAILKPDCVRKNLIGKVVKRIEEAGFKIVAMKMVKLDSNTAGEFYAVHKQRPFFYDLVAFMSSGPCVPLVLEKENAIEDFRKLIGATDPAQAKEGTIRKLYADSKEQNMVHGSDAPETAEYEIKYFFSAKELVENYK